One Misgurnus anguillicaudatus chromosome 19, ASM2758022v2, whole genome shotgun sequence genomic region harbors:
- the akt1s1 gene encoding uncharacterized protein akt1s1, with protein MASVTKSSNPEIPDNHKESWLALLAAAEAYSQKAGCDLAILMAYKRFGGSGIEGEGARNHEVGGILSSGTKKCDYAYHIWGQGPLAESSRRYMDDIAVLHSTTVLTAQRHIRLNTEVGGAKLGVDMPSQRVSLSGDGVGSVSPNARLYSQSYPSIYSSAAAVGQPAGHHGIGELDRERAVIERHEKSRERTDFVCFEGEDEEEEEEEEEENLDERRRNLNESAGVFSMDEDSLSRDCEPFFESDGEEESTDGSLSEEAPPPPRGLAMGRLASRSSNPMAMARSLPVSVPVWGYRNNHAPQGDSHSGERVGCADLDHIAASMKALLVPGATDGTEMFGALPRPRLNTGDFSLKH; from the exons ATGGCCTCTGTCACCAAATCCTCTAACCCTGAGATCCCAGATAATCATAAGGAAAGCTGGCTGGCACTGCTTGCTGCAGCTGAGGCGTATAGTCAGAAGGCCGGGTGTGATTTGGCTATTCTGATGGCATATAAGAGGTTTGGAGGTTCTGGGATTGAGGGCGAGGGAGCGAGGAATCATGAAGTAGGTGGAATTCTGTCATCCGGAACCAAGAAGTGCGATTATGCATATCACATTTGGGGTCAAGGGCCACTGGCTGAGTCGTCACGGCGATACATGGATGACATCGCAGTTCTGCACTCCACCACCGTACTGACGGCACAAAGGCATATACGTTTGAATACAGAAGTGGGAGGAGCCAAACTAGGTGTGGACATGCCCTCTCAAAGGGTG agccTTTCTGGTGATGGAGTCGGGTCTGTTAGTCCCAACGCAAGACTTTATTCACAGAGCTACCCGTCAATCTACAGCTCAGCTGCTGCTGTGGGGCAGCCTGCAGGGCATCATGGGATTGGAGagcttgatagagagagagcaGTGATAGAGAGACATGAGAAGTCAAGAGAAAGAACAGACTTTGTGTGCTTTGAGGGGGaggatgaagaagaagaagaagaagaagaggaggaaaATTTGGACGAAAGGAGGCGTAACCTTAATGAATCGGCCG GAGTCTTTTCGATGGATGAGGATTCTCTGTCTCGGGACTGTGAACCCTTCTTTGAGTCTGATGGGGAAGAGGAGAGCACCGATG GGTCATTGAGTGAGGAAGCGCCTCCCCCTCCGCGTGGCTTGGCCATGGGTCGCTTAGCATCTCGCTCGTCCAACCCCATGGCAATGGCGCGTTCACTGCCTGTTTCTGTACCAGTGTGGGGCTACCGGAACAACCACGCCCCACAGGGCGACTCCCACAGCGGAGAAAGG GTGGGCTGTGCAGATCTGGACCACATAGCAGCCAGTATGAAAGCTCTCCTCGTCCCCGGGGCTACAGATGGTACAGAGATGTTTGGAGCACTCCCGCGACCTCGTCTTAACACAGGAGACTTCTCTCTCAAACACTGA